Proteins encoded in a region of the Candidatus Zixiibacteriota bacterium genome:
- a CDS encoding phosphotransferase produces MKFNCLHTELCPENLTDADSLGVTTEHHGCMPWGTTVVPIRFVDGDSRNQLFQIDDRFILKWFRPNDQLDHERSYQNDKAALTLLHRHGLDVPEIVACCDRHRFFVMERLSGRSLLEVMEDLDAAQQEQYLQRLCTSHKQANHHLRELRDPPQPDPRPFEQFYRDYILRFLTQDILRKPHAEFSDHESRIFDDLITGANRSFSRDTWMYGNLDAEVKNSIVENGRLYLIDFEKLMWHPLAGRIVCMFMILATGGVTEETMNRARRIVRDVYEHDIDDKNAEAVEYMLLLPRLGAITLLDTGAEEAFAHKFTTVPELLAAEQLIKDVCRNPDIHRGRAIV; encoded by the coding sequence ATGAAGTTCAACTGCCTCCACACTGAACTCTGCCCCGAGAATCTCACCGATGCCGACAGTCTCGGCGTCACCACAGAGCATCACGGCTGCATGCCATGGGGAACAACGGTTGTGCCTATTCGCTTTGTCGATGGTGACTCGCGCAACCAGCTCTTTCAAATCGATGATCGATTCATCCTCAAGTGGTTCCGCCCCAATGACCAACTTGACCATGAACGGTCGTATCAGAACGACAAAGCCGCGTTGACGCTCTTGCACCGGCATGGCCTGGACGTTCCTGAGATTGTGGCTTGTTGTGATCGACACAGGTTCTTTGTTATGGAGCGTCTGTCCGGCAGGTCTCTGTTGGAAGTCATGGAAGACCTGGACGCCGCCCAACAGGAACAGTATCTACAACGACTGTGCACCAGCCACAAACAAGCCAATCACCACCTGCGAGAACTCAGAGACCCGCCACAGCCGGACCCACGCCCGTTCGAACAGTTCTACCGAGATTATATTCTGCGTTTTTTAACTCAGGACATCCTCCGAAAGCCACACGCCGAATTCAGCGATCATGAGTCACGCATCTTTGATGATCTGATTACCGGGGCCAACCGTTCGTTTTCCAGGGACACATGGATGTACGGTAATCTCGACGCGGAAGTCAAAAACAGCATTGTCGAAAACGGCAGATTGTATCTGATTGACTTTGAGAAACTAATGTGGCATCCGTTGGCCGGCCGAATTGTCTGTATGTTCATGATTCTCGCTACCGGGGGTGTAACTGAGGAAACTATGAATCGCGCTCGTCGAATCGTGCGTGATGTATACGAGCATGATATTGACGACAAGAACGCAGAAGCGGTGGAGTACATGTTGCTGCTGCCGCGTTTGGGTGCGATTACGCTGTTGGATACCGGCGCCGAGGAAGCCTTTGCCCATAAGTTCACCACTGTGCCTGAGCTTCTGGCGGCGGAACAGTTGATCAAAGATGTTTGCAGGAATCCGGATATTCATCGCGGCAGAGCGATCGTATGA
- a CDS encoding tetratricopeptide repeat protein, producing the protein MDPNSRAHPQVGIGMDLEKLADTAPLWACILLLLLVSFGVYANSLTGAFLSADLLRWQDTSWVDDTDFATLISRLFVPSGGQYRPIPYTLNVIDYYLWGANSTGFHVTNVALNCTAVLLVFFVVFRLLTNRLTALVAAILFATHPVHTEAVAYIAGRTDVIMAVFFLASLVFYMKFRKPDGVGSYRHYWAAIVCFLLALMSKEAAISAPLIWLTYEIYFRPRPQGEGWISKFIYPLAPAVVIGVIYLGAQGMAGAASSLMSKQVGWGVQALTMTRTYSEHIWKLLLPYDLNYALIFDFNWSRSLNDPPTAGPMLLVVLLLAAVVWLWRRSRLLSFGIAWVILSLLPISNLVALEEGPLLAERYLYLPSLGFCLVLALVLTSPFVEGALALSGLRWRLAATTAMVAIVGTYSVLTVDRNRDWDSQVALLQSVVQQHPDATQTFLAHRTMGTTYVGRGMWREAIEEFAAALALNPTSPEIHSDLGSVYQRVGEHDKAESEFTQAIMLNPEFALGYLNLGTCLLRKQQFDTAAVVLAKAVDLDFTLVQAHLMLSRLYEQTGDVVKAQHHAEAAASLQNKGSGQ; encoded by the coding sequence ATGGATCCCAACAGTAGGGCACACCCACAAGTCGGTATCGGCATGGACCTTGAGAAGTTAGCTGACACTGCCCCCTTGTGGGCATGTATACTGTTATTGCTCTTGGTGTCGTTCGGTGTTTATGCCAACAGTTTGACCGGAGCTTTTTTGTCGGCCGACCTACTCAGGTGGCAAGATACATCGTGGGTGGATGATACCGATTTCGCCACTCTGATCAGCCGTCTTTTTGTCCCCAGTGGTGGTCAATACCGACCGATCCCTTATACGCTCAACGTGATCGACTACTATCTGTGGGGCGCCAACTCGACCGGCTTTCATGTCACCAACGTTGCTCTCAATTGCACGGCGGTATTGCTCGTGTTTTTCGTCGTCTTCCGGCTGTTGACGAACCGACTGACAGCCTTGGTGGCGGCCATACTGTTCGCCACCCATCCGGTACATACCGAAGCTGTGGCCTACATCGCCGGACGAACCGATGTAATCATGGCCGTCTTCTTCCTGGCATCACTTGTGTTCTATATGAAGTTTCGAAAGCCCGACGGCGTCGGGTCGTATCGTCACTACTGGGCGGCGATCGTATGTTTCCTTCTGGCTCTGATGTCCAAAGAGGCTGCCATCTCAGCGCCGTTGATCTGGCTGACCTATGAAATATATTTCCGACCCCGACCCCAGGGTGAAGGCTGGATTTCGAAGTTTATCTATCCGCTGGCGCCCGCTGTGGTCATCGGTGTCATCTACCTTGGGGCGCAGGGCATGGCCGGCGCGGCTTCGTCGCTGATGAGTAAACAGGTGGGCTGGGGTGTGCAGGCTCTCACCATGACGCGCACATACTCCGAGCACATCTGGAAGCTACTTCTGCCTTATGATCTCAATTATGCATTGATCTTCGACTTCAACTGGTCGCGTTCGCTCAACGATCCACCCACAGCCGGCCCAATGCTGCTTGTTGTATTGTTGTTGGCTGCCGTCGTCTGGTTGTGGCGTCGCAGTCGCCTGCTTTCGTTCGGCATTGCCTGGGTCATTCTGTCACTATTGCCCATTTCCAATCTGGTGGCGCTCGAAGAAGGTCCACTACTGGCCGAACGTTACTTGTATCTTCCTTCACTTGGCTTCTGTTTGGTGCTCGCTTTGGTGCTCACCAGTCCGTTTGTCGAGGGCGCCCTTGCGCTCAGCGGACTCAGGTGGCGGCTTGCTGCAACTACCGCGATGGTAGCCATCGTGGGTACCTACTCGGTGCTAACGGTGGACAGAAATCGTGACTGGGATTCACAGGTGGCGTTGTTGCAGTCGGTCGTACAGCAACATCCTGATGCCACCCAAACGTTCCTGGCTCATCGCACAATGGGTACCACCTATGTCGGCCGCGGCATGTGGCGGGAAGCAATCGAAGAATTCGCAGCCGCACTGGCTTTGAACCCCACTTCACCGGAGATCCATAGCGATCTGGGCAGCGTTTATCAAAGAGTCGGTGAGCATGATAAAGCTGAGAGTGAGTTTACGCAGGCGATCATGCTCAATCCGGAATTTGCGCTCGGCTACCTGAATCTGGGGACATGCTTGCTTCGAAAGCAGCAATTTGATACCGCCGCTGTGGTGTTGGCCAAAGCCGTGGATTTGGATTTCACTCTGGTTCAGGCGCACCTGATGCTGAGCCGTCTGTATGAACAGACCGGTGATGTCGTCAAGGCGCAACATCACGCTGAGGCCGCCGCCTCACTTCAAAACAAAGGTAGCGGCCAGTGA
- a CDS encoding nucleotidyltransferase family protein, whose amino-acid sequence MLSTEEQLLISLADLLNDPPREDRVGRCLSAGVDWGRLMALGNHHRMTPMMHSLFSRLNDERIPETVRSVLDSIYEENRARNLDLANHLSSLAKSFKELSIDCMILKGLYMARTVFQDMAWRPMADIDLLVRKEDMSRADALLTKHGFACEAESAPRRFYHFVHFHLSFVHQPRSKVPIVVELHWALQDRYRVLHIDTEGVWQRSEEWSFDDRPVRIMNHEDLLIYLCYHVDKHSCFSRYVRDFSSIRAEEILSTESQVKLLWYLEILLLLKQTQKSMNWNVIFDRCYQWGVQAEVRCTLESLGKLFGASLVQKPVAMLKPSPPGRLTSVLYPLLLGRPGSTGRSTGTVAKRLRSILTREHPMTHFRAVKFLDIGAYILPSRESVARRYGRTGWLLCFDYIRRVAKATTLCTIVFTMLVFYGLRAIVHKATNRRQQLKQCGSLMQAVQDGSQQ is encoded by the coding sequence ATGCTGTCGACAGAAGAACAACTCTTGATCAGTTTGGCCGACCTGTTGAATGATCCGCCCAGAGAGGATCGAGTTGGCCGATGTTTGTCCGCGGGGGTGGACTGGGGTCGACTGATGGCGTTGGGTAATCACCACCGGATGACGCCGATGATGCATTCGCTCTTCAGCCGCCTCAACGATGAGCGGATTCCCGAGACGGTTCGGTCTGTGTTGGACTCGATCTATGAAGAAAACCGTGCGCGCAATCTGGACCTGGCCAACCATCTGTCGAGCCTGGCCAAATCTTTCAAAGAACTTTCAATTGATTGCATGATACTCAAAGGGCTGTACATGGCCCGCACGGTGTTCCAGGATATGGCTTGGCGACCAATGGCCGATATCGATTTGCTTGTCCGAAAAGAGGACATGTCGCGAGCCGACGCCCTGCTGACAAAACATGGATTTGCTTGCGAAGCCGAGTCGGCCCCCAGGCGGTTCTATCATTTCGTACACTTCCACCTGAGTTTCGTTCACCAACCCCGTAGCAAGGTGCCGATAGTGGTCGAGTTGCACTGGGCGCTACAGGATCGATACCGGGTTTTGCATATCGATACCGAGGGAGTCTGGCAACGTTCTGAAGAATGGTCTTTCGATGACCGCCCTGTTCGGATCATGAACCACGAAGACCTGTTGATTTATCTGTGCTACCATGTCGATAAGCATAGTTGTTTCAGCCGATACGTGCGGGACTTCTCGTCGATCCGGGCTGAGGAAATCCTGAGCACCGAAAGCCAGGTGAAACTGTTGTGGTACCTGGAAATCCTGCTGTTGCTTAAACAAACGCAGAAGTCCATGAACTGGAATGTGATTTTTGATCGATGTTACCAATGGGGTGTCCAGGCAGAGGTGCGTTGCACGCTCGAAAGTTTGGGAAAACTGTTCGGCGCCTCACTGGTCCAAAAGCCGGTAGCCATGTTGAAGCCGTCACCGCCCGGTCGCCTCACCAGCGTACTCTACCCACTGTTGCTCGGTCGCCCCGGATCAACGGGTCGATCAACCGGGACGGTGGCCAAACGACTTCGATCTATCTTGACCAGAGAACATCCCATGACACACTTTCGGGCGGTAAAGTTTTTGGATATCGGCGCGTATATTTTACCATCGCGGGAATCGGTCGCCCGACGCTATGGCAGGACGGGATGGCTTCTCTGTTTTGATTACATTCGTCGCGTGGCAAAGGCCACCACTTTGTGCACCATAGTCTTTACCATGTTGGTGTTCTACGGCTTGCGGGCGATCGTACACAAAGCTACCAACCGCCGTCAACAGCTTAAGCAGTGCGGTTCACTGATGCAGGCAGTGCAGGATGGATCCCAACAGTAG
- a CDS encoding HYR domain-containing protein — protein sequence MRPHLALLLLILIVEPVGAQVSIRIARPTPVPLATQVTIPVSLDNPLGDFEMGGFDLLLTYDAGFTFQTVNSGQLLDSCGWEYFTHQHGAINDVRLVAIADINNGPNHPTCYGDSVGTLAELVLITPFDSSYTGTFLPIRWIWYDCGDNSVSSRGGDSLWISKEVYEFDGTDEFPISQDTSFPSLFGAPEICLYEEQGNIIRLVDFHNGGVIVSAIDTIPPVIQCFENIIVDNETGQCGAEVTFDITAVDNLPGVSIQCLPPSGAWFDIGVTVVTCIATDIGGNVDSCNFLVTVRDVEPPTSVCPPDMTVPTDPGMCGAVVYFTPAALDNCPGAIVSATPASGSYFAEGTTTVGCLARDSSGNVNVCFFDITVVDTEPPGSNCPSEITVFNEPGECSAVVEFDASVSDNCEASILCAPPSGGSFPVGSTTVTCIAVDRTQNGDTCYFDIVVVDTQPPILEITSDTVVANNPGECHAVVSFAASASDNCPGVEILFDPPPGSLFGMGTTAVQAVATDASGLVDSGQFNVIVVDLEPPVILCPSDVSVVNDSGYYGAVVHAHLFASDNCSQVTTSTDPPFGTLFEIGTTTVTATAIDSAGNTDTCYFNVTVLLNDPDNDSLPDWDDNCPSVSNPDQDDTDSDNIGDACDNCPDAANASQSDSDIDDVGDACDNCPEAANADQADLDNDTVGDACDPCPNDPANDVDSDTVCGDVDNCPQTPNANQSDTDNDGVGDACCCLHRGDIDHQGGASPIDISDLVWMVDYMFSGGPAPGCPIESDVDAGGGSSVDISDLVYLVDFMFSGGPPPPVCPTI from the coding sequence GTGAGACCGCATCTTGCCCTGCTTTTATTGATTCTGATCGTCGAACCAGTCGGCGCTCAGGTTAGTATCAGGATCGCCCGACCGACACCGGTACCCCTGGCCACACAAGTGACCATTCCTGTTTCGCTCGACAACCCTTTGGGCGATTTTGAGATGGGTGGATTTGACCTGCTGTTGACATACGACGCAGGCTTCACGTTTCAAACCGTGAACAGCGGTCAGCTTCTGGATAGTTGCGGATGGGAGTACTTCACACACCAACATGGCGCTATTAACGATGTCCGCCTGGTGGCCATCGCCGACATCAACAACGGCCCCAACCATCCCACATGTTATGGCGACAGTGTGGGTACGCTGGCCGAATTGGTTCTGATAACGCCGTTCGATTCCTCCTATACCGGGACCTTTCTGCCCATTAGATGGATCTGGTACGATTGTGGCGACAACAGCGTGTCATCTCGCGGTGGCGACAGTTTGTGGATTTCAAAGGAAGTCTACGAATTCGACGGCACCGATGAATTCCCGATCTCGCAAGATACTTCGTTTCCCAGTCTGTTTGGAGCGCCCGAAATATGCCTCTATGAGGAGCAGGGCAATATCATTCGCCTCGTAGATTTTCACAACGGCGGCGTGATCGTTTCAGCCATAGATACCATACCACCGGTGATCCAATGCTTCGAAAACATAATCGTCGACAACGAAACCGGACAGTGTGGAGCTGAGGTTACTTTTGATATCACCGCCGTCGATAATCTGCCGGGCGTGAGCATCCAGTGTCTTCCGCCGTCCGGTGCCTGGTTTGACATCGGTGTCACCGTTGTCACCTGCATAGCTACTGACATCGGCGGCAATGTCGACAGTTGCAATTTCCTGGTCACGGTGCGTGATGTTGAACCGCCTACATCGGTTTGTCCTCCGGATATGACGGTACCGACCGATCCCGGCATGTGCGGAGCCGTTGTGTATTTTACTCCGGCCGCTTTGGACAATTGTCCCGGGGCGATTGTATCGGCCACCCCGGCTTCCGGTTCGTACTTTGCCGAAGGCACCACCACGGTCGGATGTCTGGCCCGCGACAGTTCCGGAAATGTGAACGTCTGCTTCTTTGACATTACCGTCGTGGATACCGAGCCGCCGGGTAGCAACTGCCCGTCGGAAATCACGGTTTTCAATGAACCGGGCGAGTGCTCGGCCGTTGTTGAGTTCGATGCGTCGGTCAGTGACAACTGTGAGGCATCGATACTATGTGCTCCCCCGTCGGGAGGCAGTTTCCCGGTCGGCAGTACCACCGTGACCTGTATTGCCGTCGATCGTACACAGAACGGTGACACCTGTTACTTTGACATCGTCGTGGTCGACACGCAGCCCCCGATCCTTGAGATTACGAGTGACACCGTGGTGGCCAATAATCCAGGTGAATGTCACGCCGTTGTCTCGTTCGCCGCAAGCGCATCGGACAACTGTCCCGGGGTTGAGATACTATTCGATCCCCCGCCGGGATCATTGTTTGGGATGGGCACGACAGCCGTCCAGGCCGTGGCAACCGACGCCTCCGGACTGGTCGACAGTGGACAGTTCAACGTGATCGTGGTTGACTTGGAACCGCCGGTCATACTCTGTCCGAGCGATGTTTCTGTGGTCAACGACTCCGGTTACTATGGTGCTGTTGTCCACGCTCACCTCTTTGCCAGTGACAACTGTAGCCAGGTGACGACTTCAACCGATCCGCCGTTCGGCACCCTCTTTGAGATCGGTACGACCACCGTTACCGCGACGGCGATTGATTCTGCAGGCAACACCGACACCTGCTACTTCAACGTCACGGTTCTTCTCAACGATCCGGACAACGACAGCCTGCCCGACTGGGACGACAACTGTCCCTCCGTGTCAAATCCCGATCAGGACGATACCGACAGCGACAACATCGGCGATGCTTGCGACAACTGTCCCGACGCGGCCAACGCTTCGCAGAGTGATAGTGACATTGATGACGTGGGAGACGCTTGCGACAATTGCCCGGAAGCAGCCAATGCCGACCAGGCCGATCTCGACAACGACACAGTCGGTGATGCCTGTGACCCGTGCCCCAACGATCCGGCTAACGACGTCGATAGCGACACGGTGTGCGGCGATGTCGACAATTGTCCCCAGACACCGAATGCGAATCAATCCGACACCGACAATGACGGCGTCGGCGACGCTTGTTGCTGCCTGCACCGAGGCGACATCGACCACCAGGGTGGCGCCTCACCTATCGACATATCTGATTTGGTTTGGATGGTAGACTACATGTTTTCAGGCGGCCCGGCACCGGGCTGTCCGATAGAGTCCGATGTTGACGCCGGCGGCGGTTCATCGGTTGACATATCCGATTTGGTCTATCTCGTCGACTTCATGTTTTCAGGCGGCCCGCCGCCGCCGGTTTGCCCCACAATTTGA
- a CDS encoding DUF1028 domain-containing protein, whose translation MFRLLCIVAMMFALFVPSVVATDGPAIPRRPVHTYSIVAFDSVTGQFGAAVQSHWFKVADVIWARSGVGAVATQSLADFNYGPLGLAMMQAGKSATQAMEGVLASDPQSRVRQVAMIDKNGQALAHTGSHCIDEAGHHVGHHYSVQANLMEKATVWPAMAEAFENSNGDLAERMLVALEAAQAEGGDIRGKQSAALLVVSGEPTGRDWSDRLFDLRVDDSPEPLVELRRLVKVARAYEHMNQGDLAIETGDFTRAEREYGMAATLAPGNLEVRYWQAVTLVGVGQTDMALPIFRDIFAQDSKWRDLIPRLVKAELLQADSAVIEKIMKQ comes from the coding sequence ATGTTTCGTTTGCTATGTATCGTTGCAATGATGTTCGCTTTGTTTGTCCCGTCAGTGGTCGCTACCGACGGTCCAGCAATCCCCCGCCGTCCCGTGCACACATATTCAATCGTGGCTTTCGACTCAGTCACCGGCCAGTTCGGCGCGGCTGTGCAGTCGCACTGGTTCAAAGTCGCGGATGTCATCTGGGCCAGATCGGGCGTTGGGGCGGTGGCCACGCAGTCGCTGGCTGATTTCAACTACGGTCCCCTCGGTCTGGCCATGATGCAGGCGGGCAAGAGCGCTACACAAGCCATGGAGGGTGTACTGGCCAGCGATCCACAAAGTCGCGTGCGACAGGTGGCCATGATCGACAAAAACGGCCAAGCCTTAGCTCACACCGGGAGCCATTGCATCGACGAAGCGGGGCACCATGTCGGTCATCACTACTCGGTCCAGGCTAACCTGATGGAAAAAGCGACCGTCTGGCCGGCCATGGCCGAAGCATTCGAAAACAGCAATGGTGACTTAGCCGAACGGATGCTGGTCGCGCTTGAAGCGGCTCAGGCCGAGGGTGGCGATATTCGCGGTAAGCAGTCGGCGGCCTTGTTGGTGGTTAGCGGTGAACCGACCGGACGAGATTGGAGTGACCGGTTGTTCGATTTGCGCGTGGATGACTCACCTGAGCCGCTGGTTGAACTGCGCCGCCTGGTCAAAGTTGCGCGCGCCTATGAACACATGAACCAGGGAGACTTGGCTATTGAAACCGGGGATTTCACGCGCGCCGAACGAGAGTACGGTATGGCCGCAACATTGGCCCCGGGAAACCTCGAGGTACGCTACTGGCAGGCCGTGACTTTGGTCGGTGTTGGTCAGACCGATATGGCCCTGCCGATTTTCAGAGATATCTTTGCCCAGGACAGTAAGTGGCGCGACCTGATCCCGCGGCTGGTAAAAGCAGAGTTGCTCCAAGCCGACAGTGCGGTGATTGAGAAGATCATGAAACAGTAA
- a CDS encoding GNAT family N-acetyltransferase, protein MNDIRIIPEEDFDRFFDIFLDAYPGIHSGSADDRERLKPRFFRRHDDPRVSLWGVYRDGELVGGARFFDFDMNLHGTRVLTGGIGCVAVDLLHKREHVARDLMQFFGQHYRDRGAPLTLLWSFRPDFYKQMGYGLGTRINLYEIKPENFPKGDSKEHIRFLTKEDIPAINDCYNRFVDLSHGMIEETVQAREIGWELGGGVTRWLGYEKDGRILGYLTFRFVKGGHDSFIDNQMHAILAVYESPRVLSQLLTFLHSQFDQIGLIKLRTFDDNFHHLLKDPRNSSRNLIPSVYHETHKSGTGIMYRIVDTQKLFELLADHNFGWQSCKLKLTTEDSFMPANNGSLVLHFDGGKPQLMASDAEHDVELTLNAADMSSLIMGAIDLKSLYDYNLAVLSDDSYLDTLHKLFAADSRPICTTDF, encoded by the coding sequence ATGAATGACATACGAATTATCCCCGAAGAGGACTTCGACAGGTTCTTCGATATCTTTCTCGACGCCTATCCCGGTATCCACTCCGGCTCGGCCGATGATAGAGAGAGACTCAAACCAAGGTTCTTCCGCCGCCATGACGACCCCCGCGTTTCGCTGTGGGGTGTTTATCGCGATGGTGAGCTGGTGGGCGGTGCCCGGTTTTTCGACTTTGACATGAACCTCCACGGAACCCGTGTTCTCACCGGCGGAATCGGCTGCGTGGCGGTCGATCTTTTGCACAAGCGTGAGCATGTTGCGCGCGATTTGATGCAGTTCTTTGGACAACACTACCGCGACCGCGGCGCACCGTTGACCTTGCTATGGTCGTTCCGACCCGACTTTTACAAACAGATGGGTTACGGGCTGGGCACACGAATCAATCTCTACGAAATCAAGCCCGAGAACTTTCCCAAAGGTGACAGTAAAGAACACATCCGTTTCCTGACCAAAGAAGACATTCCGGCCATCAACGATTGCTACAATCGGTTCGTTGACCTTAGTCACGGGATGATCGAGGAAACCGTTCAGGCTCGCGAGATAGGTTGGGAACTTGGCGGCGGCGTCACAAGGTGGCTTGGATATGAGAAAGATGGACGTATTCTGGGCTATCTTACTTTCCGCTTTGTGAAAGGCGGTCATGACTCGTTCATCGATAACCAGATGCACGCGATATTGGCCGTATACGAAAGTCCCCGGGTACTGTCTCAGTTGCTGACGTTTTTGCATTCACAATTCGACCAGATCGGTCTGATCAAGCTGCGGACATTCGATGACAACTTCCACCACCTTTTGAAGGACCCTCGCAACTCAAGTCGTAATCTGATTCCCTCGGTCTATCATGAAACGCACAAAAGCGGTACCGGGATCATGTATAGAATTGTTGATACCCAAAAGCTGTTTGAGCTTCTGGCCGACCACAATTTCGGATGGCAGAGTTGTAAACTCAAACTGACCACCGAAGACAGTTTCATGCCCGCCAACAACGGCAGTCTGGTGTTGCATTTTGATGGCGGCAAACCGCAACTTATGGCTTCCGATGCCGAGCACGATGTCGAACTGACTTTGAACGCGGCCGATATGTCGTCGCTGATAATGGGTGCGATCGACCTTAAGAGTCTGTACGATTATAACCTGGCTGTGCTGTCGGACGACTCTTACCTTGACACCCTCCACAAACTGTTTGCCGCCGACAGTCGCCCCATCTGCACCACGGACTTTTGA
- the pepF gene encoding oligoendopeptidase F, with product MTTDTKTKPKKLLQREDVNDGLKWNLADIYATEEAWEADFSKAQEIQKKAQAFAGKLAESPATLYACLKTRSDLGLICSSLYQYAHLNRDLDNRQSKYQAMSDRAAILNSEASAAFSFIEPELLQIDETKLLEMIEQLDKPDEYDFYIKELIRSRKHVRSEEVEELLAQSTVMARSSESIFTMLNDADLKYPTVNDEDGNEVMLTKQRFAKLMESSNRRVRQEAHAAFYSVYSDHLNTTGAALAGAVNRDVFYSRARRYDNCLEAALDGDNIPARVYESLIETTEAHLDGLHHYVSLRKRLLKLDEIRTFDLVCPLFPERDYEVPYEQAVEQTIQALEPLGPAYAEMLQHGFGSRWVDVRETEGKGSGAYSWGNYSCHPFVLMNYNDTVDNMFTLAHEMGHALHSYYSNQKQPYPKSQYSIFVAEVASTLNEGLLVQHLLSKATDKLDKLYILNRHVDNTLGTFFNQVMYAHFELEIHRRVEKGEALSPDSVNDLWTELTKKYFGPNLSFDELSGLKWSRVPHFYLNFYVFQYATSYAASQAILDKFLAGEEGLIERYLKLISSGGNDHPIEQLKLCGVDMTTPAPVEATLKLFADQIDEMDRLT from the coding sequence ATGACTACCGATACCAAAACCAAGCCCAAGAAACTGCTCCAGCGCGAAGATGTAAACGACGGCCTCAAATGGAACCTGGCTGACATCTACGCCACCGAAGAGGCGTGGGAAGCAGATTTTTCAAAGGCGCAAGAGATACAGAAAAAAGCCCAGGCTTTCGCCGGGAAACTGGCCGAGTCACCGGCCACACTGTACGCCTGCCTGAAAACGCGCAGCGACCTGGGGCTGATCTGTTCAAGCCTCTATCAGTATGCGCATCTCAATCGCGATCTGGACAACCGCCAATCCAAATATCAGGCCATGAGCGACCGGGCGGCTATTCTGAACTCTGAAGCCTCGGCTGCTTTTTCGTTTATCGAACCGGAACTGCTTCAGATCGACGAAACCAAACTGCTTGAAATGATCGAGCAACTAGATAAACCCGATGAGTACGACTTCTACATCAAAGAGCTGATCCGTAGCCGCAAGCATGTGCGCTCCGAAGAGGTCGAAGAGCTTCTGGCCCAGTCAACGGTTATGGCCCGCAGTTCCGAGTCGATCTTCACCATGCTCAACGACGCCGATCTCAAGTATCCGACCGTCAATGACGAAGACGGCAACGAAGTCATGCTTACCAAGCAGCGTTTCGCCAAGCTCATGGAGTCATCCAACCGTCGCGTTCGTCAAGAGGCGCATGCTGCCTTCTACTCGGTTTACAGCGATCACTTGAACACAACCGGCGCCGCCTTGGCCGGTGCTGTTAATCGTGATGTCTTTTACAGCCGCGCCCGCCGGTACGACAACTGTCTTGAGGCGGCCCTTGATGGTGACAATATTCCCGCCCGTGTGTATGAATCCCTGATTGAAACGACCGAGGCACATCTGGATGGGTTGCATCACTATGTATCCCTGCGCAAACGACTGTTGAAACTGGATGAAATCAGGACCTTCGACCTGGTCTGCCCGCTCTTCCCCGAACGTGATTACGAAGTACCATACGAGCAGGCCGTAGAGCAAACGATCCAGGCGTTGGAGCCGCTGGGACCTGCGTATGCGGAGATGCTGCAACACGGTTTTGGCTCACGCTGGGTCGATGTGCGCGAGACCGAAGGAAAAGGGAGCGGCGCCTACAGTTGGGGTAACTACAGTTGCCATCCCTTTGTCTTGATGAACTACAACGACACTGTCGACAACATGTTCACCCTGGCGCACGAGATGGGCCACGCCCTGCACAGCTACTACTCCAATCAAAAACAGCCGTATCCAAAGTCGCAATACTCGATTTTCGTGGCCGAGGTAGCATCTACTCTGAACGAAGGTCTCCTGGTGCAGCATCTTTTGTCCAAAGCGACCGATAAGCTCGATAAGTTGTACATTCTCAACCGCCACGTCGACAACACGCTGGGGACATTTTTCAACCAGGTGATGTATGCGCACTTCGAACTGGAGATCCATCGGCGGGTAGAAAAGGGTGAGGCCTTGTCACCTGACTCAGTGAACGACTTATGGACCGAGTTGACGAAAAAGTACTTTGGACCCAATCTGTCGTTTGACGAACTGAGCGGTCTCAAGTGGAGCCGTGTGCCGCACTTCTATTTGAATTTCTACGTCTTTCAATATGCGACCTCGTATGCAGCCTCGCAGGCTATCCTGGATAAGTTCCTCGCCGGCGAAGAAGGATTGATCGAGAGATACCTCAAGTTGATCTCTTCCGGTGGTAACGATCATCCGATCGAACAACTCAAACTATGTGGTGTCGATATGACGACACCGGCCCCGGTCGAGGCGACACTTAAACTGTTCGCCGACCAGATTGACGAGATGGACCGCTTGACGTAA